The DNA region GCTTTTGAGTTCATACAATTAAAATTTTAAGATACTAGTAAACTCTTAACGTTGAGCCTGTTTATACTGGGTAAGAGCAGATTACTGTGGGTATCATCCAGATAAATAGGACCATGAGGTGGACTTGTTAAATGTAAAACATAGACATCTTAGAACCTTGTGCTATTGAAAAGAAAATGAGAAGAGAATAAGGGGAAACATAAAAGTGGAATGAGTTGAAAGGAGCAAAATAATACAGGAACAGAATTCCTGACATCCTGCTGTGCAGCTTGCCTTCTGGAAGTTTATGGCACAGTTGCATTTAATTATGGAAGATACAATGAGAAAATGGATTCAGGTCGACTTAATTTTATAATAATAAGCCAGAAAGCTAAGAGCCTAAGAGGCTCTAGCTATACTAGAACAGAAAGTCCCAAAAGGAATTCAGGCATCATTGACTTCCATCTAATATTTTCTTGATTTCACTGGACAAGAGAAGACAAAAGAAACTAATATATTTTCCAATTTGGTTAAAATGCTAAAATCTGAAATTTAAAATGACCCATAAGTAAACTACAATATATCAATGCCAGAGTAAATTTATCATGCATGAAACATAACTGCATTAGATGACTCAGGGGCGACACCAGggaggggtggggggggggggggggcagcctACCCCCCGGCCCATGGTACGCAAACCCCATACACACACAAAAAAATCACCATAAAATTGAAAGGAAAATTAAAATTTGAGCACCCCTAATAGCTCATATATGTTATTATCTGGCCCCTTATGAGATTTTTCTGGCTTCACCCTTAAGATGACTCTCCAGGCAACAGTAATCTAGTATGCTTAAAAACAAATGCAAACCAGAATTTACCATGAATGGTCTTTCTGCATATATGATAGGTGGAACTTTCACAGCACGTAGATCAACATCTTTGCTTGCAGTTGGCTGAAAGAAAGAGAGTTGTAACAATTATATACAATGGAATTTCCCTCAAAAAATTATATACAACCGAAGCAATTCAATAATGAGGGAGCAAGAGAATGATAATATTAGGCTCAATATCACTGTAACTAACAAAAGTAAAGTTCCAACACATAGCAATAAGATTTTTTAAAACGGAAGCAGGAACTTCACTAACAGTGCTATGAATGTTTTGAGTCTGCAAGCGGCCTGGTTCACCCAGATTTGTCCGCCATGTTATCTGAAATTTACCAAGTATACTGCTTAACTCCAACTTGGGTTGACCAGCCTCATCAGATGATGATCTAAGCTGGTAAAGGTAATTGTATATTCCTCCCCCAGCTCTGATGAGGATAGGCTGTTTGCAGAGGTCCCTGCATGAAAAAATGGAACCCAAATCAGATATTTTGCTTAGTCAAGCATCCGTTTCATTCATATATTAAACTGCCACAATAAAATGCCAGAACATACGTGCCACTCAACATTCTCGCATAGCCGTAGTGTGTTCTTATCAAAACAAATCTAGTTTTTTAAGCGCTTGAATTACCCTATTTCAGACTTCACTGCTGAGGGATGCTCATCAGCTTCCAATCTTGTAGCTTTCCATTGTTGGGCAGGCTCAAAATCAACTTGATCCATGTAAAGATTAGATTTTGTATGGTTCTCTATACAGGCTTCCAGATATGTAATGTCCTGTCAACATAGACTAACGATATAAAACAGAAGACTGCCATGGTGAATTAACAAGTGTGCAATAATGCAGAAAATAACAAACAGCACAAGCTGTTGTTTTAACAACGAAATACACCCAACTCTTGATGAAAATAATTTGTTAAAACAGAATGTAGATATATTAAAAATGGAATGAGGCCTCTGCTTTGTTAAGAAATTCAAATTGGCAAGAAAAATGCAAAGTGTCATTTTAAGCAAAGCAAAGAAAAAAATGCAACAGATCAGAAGGCTGTAATTGTGAATCGTTTTTTAAGTTATAATTATCTCCAATTAAGATTTCTAAAGACAGCATCTACAATTAACAAAAGGACTTACAGTTATTGTTTAGACTCAAAACAAGAGATGACCTACCTTGATGGTGCGAACCTGAAAAGGAAAAAGTTGCAGAAAATTTATTGACATGTACTTTGTATAATATCATTCTGCTTGTTCTATCAATAATGAGATTATGATTTTGAGATATATACAGAATGTAGATTAGACAGAAATAAAATCTGGAAACTAGTTACCTTTGTCCTAACAGATAATGGGTTTGAAACAGAGAACTTAAAGAACTGGGGAAGATATTTACGCTCCCCATCACCGTCATTGTATAAAGCAGTACATACAAGTCTGGATTCAATCACAAAATGAGCAAATCAACAACAAATATTGCTTTCAGCAAAGGAGAAACATACACATAAAATGAAAATGCAGAGGAACATACGTATGTGCTCCTAGTTCTTTGACGTCATGCTCCACAATGAAATCATATCGACCCCCTGATCTAATTGACTCAACAGGGGACTTCGATGTATCTAGAAGAAGTATTCTCTGTCTCTCCGTTTGTATTTCTGCCTAGTGTAAGTAAAGCACCAGTCAAACACATTGGATACTTAAAAATAGTGAATAAtacatttttttagaaaaaaagtCATGGATATGAAGTAAAATCTTGCTGCAATGATTATATCAATGAAAACGATTTTTAATTCAAGTATATGCAAAGTTATCAATAAAAATTAAAAAGCATATGCCCATCTACAGTTTACAAGCATCCAAAAGTAACATAAAGTAATATTTTAGAAATTAAACAAGGTGAGGTATGCTGTAGAGGGTATCTTGACCATAAGATCAAGAGCATGAAATTGCACCAATCTTAGGTTATCAATCTTATCATCAAGTCATCAGACAGTTAGTTGTTTGACTTGATCATAACTCATAGGTAACATAAAGTAATATTTTAGAAATTAAACAAGGTGAGGTATGCTCTATTGAATCCAGTTATTGCTTGCAAACCTCAAGGTAACCATGTACCACAAGTATTGACATAGAGAGAAACCTGCCAATCTATCAGCAAAGCAACATTAAGAGCATCTAGTATGTGGAAATATAGCATATGAGAAACAAGTAAACTGATTAATCTAGTGATTGATCTAAAGCTTGGCTCATGAgagcaatccaacactcatattCGAGATTCTGAATTTCTGACACTGGAGCAAATGCAGAAACCTGGAAGTTTAACAGACTTTACTGACATTACGATCAACCACACAACTTCACCCGATTTAAATCCAATTTGCAAGAAATGATCCAAGAATTTAAATGCATTTTTAAAAATCGTGAGACGAAAAGAGGTTCCGCTGGATAGAACACCTTGATGACGACGTCCCTGGCCTCGAAGCTGGAGCTGTTGTTGATGCTGATGTAGCTGCAGAAGGTCTCGCCCAAATAGATGGCCCTAGACACCCACACAAGCACACCAAAATCAGCGATCGCGGCACCTGAAGCAGCACGGAACGCTCCGGAATCGGGACTTGGGGAGGGAGGAAGCGAACCCGAACGACTGGGGGAGGACGAGGAGCCCCGGCAGCGCGAGGGCGTCGGCGGGGTCGCGGAGGAGGAAGCGGTCGCGGAAGGTGAATTCCCCAGGGACGGTGGCGGTGGGGTCCGGCGGGTGGAGGATGCTGTGGAGGaagtcggcggcggcggacgggtcGGGGCCGGTAAGCGCGTCCTCCGGGAGGAAGACGTCGCGCGGGTCGAAGCGGAGCAGCGCGGCCGGGTCGGGCTGGAGCGAGGGGCGGGACAGCCGCATCACGCGGAACGCCAGCGAGtggttctgctgctgctgctgcgccgccgcggccggggaCGGCGACTGCACGCCGCCGGCGTAGGGCGACGCCATCGCCGGAGATGGGGGGCGCTGGAGGGCAGAGATCTGGACGCGGCTTCGGTTCAGGAGTCCGCGCGCTCGCAGCAGCCGAGCTGAACCCAGTAGTAGTACTGATGAAACCGACGGCTCCGATTCGGTCGGCCTCAAGTTGGAGCGTGATGAGCGCTTTTGGCATCTTCTTATTACAGAAATCAGTATCAGACGTGTTCAGAAAGTTAAATTCCGATGAATTTTAAACCACTGGAGTAGATTTCGATGTGCCGGTGTTCAAATTTCACAGGTGATTGCTCACCCGTGAATTCTCAATGGTAACCGAAATTTCGTTTCATCTAAGGCAAAGCATAGAAGCAGGACTTCATTTAACCAGTAACCATGTAGTGGATGAACTGTAATGCCATTGTTAATAATACCACTATATACACAAAGACAGCATAACGCAAATGTTAGTCACATGGTTCAGACCCCAGAATTGCTCCTAATTCTACCCAGCGCCTTACACAGCTGTTAGGCCAAGTGTGTGTATCTGCCCTGATCTATGCAGGCCAACCATGATCCTCCGGCCTGAACCTATAGTCTAGCGTTAGATGCAAAACCCACGATGCTGATACATATTTTGCCAAGAATGCTATCCGGAGCGAAGTTGTCACCAAAGCCAGTACTTGGACAACTTTCACCCATGAGCGAAGTTGTCACCAAAGCCAGTACTTAAACAACTTTCACCCACGAACCCCCGCACATTGGGCAGGCATGGCTCCACCGGCTGATCCACCAAGCCTCGCGTTCATTTGTCGGGTTTGGGGCACCAGGCTGCGCAAATGCACAAGTTTGCCGCAAACATCGTATGCACTGGAAAGAACATACGATTCATGAGAACACATAACATGTCCCAATAACTTGTTAAAGAACTCTGGACTGGCCATTGTTAAAGCAACTTTAAGCATACTCACCTTATACCATTCACCGTCAAGACCTGTTCTCCACACAGCCGTGACAACATCCCTTCTAGATCCCATGACACCAAGATATCCTCCCAAACCAACAGATGTTTTCAGACCAAATGCTGCGTCCCTTTCAGACAACCGGCGCTTTCTTGGCCAAAGACTTTGAACACCAAGGGAATTCCCATAGTCCTCTTCCATGTCAGACAAATGAGGGTTGATGGAACCACTGACTTTTTGATGAGGCATGTTATCCAATGGACCAAAATCATCTGGTTCTGACCATGGTCCACCAAACATGTTGCGCCTATGCCATTCTTCAGCAGGTGGTTGCAGTTCTAATTCACGAAGTAGAAGACCAGCAGCATCAGCTCCTCGGGGGCGAGGCATATTCTACACAGATATGGGAAATAATGAATCAAAATAGCATTGGACCTATGCATCAAGGGGCCACTGAAAATGCCAAAATGGCATGCCTAAGCCCTGACCGTAATAGTGCATGTTTCGTTCAAAGACAACCACAAAATGAATAGCTTCTGCTAACAGAACAATAATAAACCTTTTGAAGGAGTAGTCCCGAGTTCAGCacaaaacagaaaaaaaaactgTGCTATATGATGGAAGCTCAAAATATGCCCACATAAAAAGTATACAAATGCAACTAATAGAAACTTCCATGAAAATTTCGACTAATACCTGCATGTGGGGACCAAGAGATGCTTCCACTACCTCAGGGAGCACAGTGTAATTGCCGTCGATGTAGTGCAACCTTATGATAATGTTGTTGGAACCAACCTGAGAAGCAGGTAATGGATGTGGCAAGGTAGATGTCCTTCGACACAGATCAACCAATATGAGAAAAAGGACCTTGACCTACAATAATGAAATAAAATTAAGCGGATAGTTCGATATAAGCTAGACAAAAGAAATCCTCTTTTCAAAGAACAGAAAGAGAAATCTGTAAAATAACCGGGAAAATAActaaatataataaataagcaAATTATTAAATCAAAGCCCTATCCATGCTGTGCTGCAACGAAATTTAAAACTGCTTAAATCAAGGGTTCAAAAATAACACAGAGATGCAATAGCACTGTATGATGGCTATAATCGAAATGTGTATTCTCATAACAATTAAGACTAGTTATTTCCAAAGAAATGCACAAGCCAAAACATTGTTGTTTCCATCCCGGTTCAGGTCAAAAAGTATTTCAGCCCACATAGGACATTGTCAACTTTTTTACTACAGCGAAGTTTAAATGCCAAACGACTGATCCCACTCCGATCACACTAACTTCCAAAGATTCATTTAATATTATTAATATTGAAGTTGTCAGAAAGCAATAATTTTTGCAGCCATTC from Panicum hallii strain FIL2 chromosome 9, PHallii_v3.1, whole genome shotgun sequence includes:
- the LOC112877162 gene encoding probable trafficking protein particle complex subunit 13 homolog isoform X1 gives rise to the protein MPKALITLQLEADRIGAVGFISTTTGFSSAAASARTPEPKPRPDLCPPAPPISGDGVALRRRRAVAVPGRGGAAAAAEPLAGVPRDAAVPPLAPARPGRAAPLRPARRLPPGGRAYRPRPVRRRRLPPQHPPPAGPHRHRPWGIHLPRPLPPPRPRRRPRAAGAPRPPPVVRGHLFGRDLLQLHQHQQQLQLRGQGRRHQEIQTERQRILLLDTSKSPVESIRSGGRYDFIVEHDVKELGAHTLVCTALYNDGDGERKYLPQFFKFSVSNPLSVRTKVRTIKDITYLEACIENHTKSNLYMDQVDFEPAQQWKATRLEADEHPSAVKSEIGDLCKQPILIRAGGGIYNYLYQLRSSSDEAGQPKLELSSILGKFQITWRTNLGEPGRLQTQNIHSTPTASKDVDLRAVKVPPIIYAERPFMVNLCLTNQTDKTVGPFEVFLAPCMTGEERVVLVNGLQKLILPLVEAFESIKFDLSMVATQLGVQKISGITMYAVQEKKYYEPLPDIEIFVDAE
- the LOC112877162 gene encoding trafficking protein particle complex subunit 13 isoform X2, which translates into the protein MASPYAGGVQSPSPAAAAQQQQQNHSLAFRVMRLSRPSLQPDPAALLRFDPRDVFLPEDALTGPDPSAAADFLHSILHPPDPTATVPGEFTFRDRFLLRDPADALALPGLLVLPQSFGAIYLGETFCSYISINNSSSFEARDVVIKAEIQTERQRILLLDTSKSPVESIRSGGRYDFIVEHDVKELGAHTLVCTALYNDGDGERKYLPQFFKFSVSNPLSVRTKVRTIKDITYLEACIENHTKSNLYMDQVDFEPAQQWKATRLEADEHPSAVKSEIGDLCKQPILIRAGGGIYNYLYQLRSSSDEAGQPKLELSSILGKFQITWRTNLGEPGRLQTQNIHSTPTASKDVDLRAVKVPPIIYAERPFMVNLCLTNQTDKTVGPFEVFLAPCMTGEERVVLVNGLQKLILPLVEAFESIKFDLSMVATQLGVQKISGITMYAVQEKKYYEPLPDIEIFVDAE